A single region of the Candidatus Protochlamydia amoebophila UWE25 genome encodes:
- a CDS encoding tyrosine-type recombinase/integrase → MQSLRNYLENRTGQIFITRSGKPVMINQVALTFKKAGVKANIPFKITPPVLRASTVTYLKKQGFSDSEIMRVTGHASSELVYAYDKGSRADNATKLINLVI, encoded by the coding sequence ATGCAGAGCCTTAGAAACTATCTCGAAAATAGAACGGGTCAAATTTTTATCACGCGTTCGGGAAAACCTGTCATGATCAATCAAGTGGCTTTGACTTTTAAAAAAGCCGGTGTAAAAGCAAATATTCCTTTTAAAATCACTCCCCCTGTACTCAGAGCATCCACAGTAACCTATCTAAAAAAACAAGGTTTTTCGGATAGTGAGATCATGCGAGTGACGGGTCATGCTAGCTCAGAGCTTGTTTATGCCTATGATAAAGGGTCTCGAGCAGATAATGCGACTAAATTGATCAATCTGGTGATTTAA
- a CDS encoding TMEM14 family protein: MQGLPKVIWIYAIIVLIGGIVGHAVANSLASLIASSITAAILLGCGYLVHKGQSWGYYGTLLIAGLLLAFFGYRFSLSYKFMPAGLMLVLTTALLAYLLTNLKAFCCRENSL, encoded by the coding sequence ATGCAAGGATTACCTAAAGTTATCTGGATTTACGCCATTATTGTATTGATTGGAGGAATTGTCGGCCATGCCGTGGCTAACAGCCTAGCCTCTTTAATTGCTTCTAGTATTACCGCAGCTATTTTATTAGGATGTGGTTATTTGGTCCATAAAGGACAAAGTTGGGGCTACTACGGAACTCTTTTAATTGCCGGACTTCTTTTGGCCTTCTTTGGATATCGATTTTCTCTGTCTTACAAATTCATGCCAGCTGGGCTCATGCTTGTTTTAACCACAGCCTTACTTGCCTACTTGCTGACAAATTTAAAAGCATTTTGCTGCCGAGAAAATTCTTTATAA
- a CDS encoding IS3 family transposase (programmed frameshift) produces the protein MTNCKLITSVERRRRWSLEEKKQIIEKTYQEGQSVSQIARRYDITPSQLFAWRRQMEQGALQGISSREELVPKSQVKEMEKRIRELERMLGKKTFENEILKEAVRLGQGKKTHLAAAIAKLKRFSIRKIAEMMEVSRSNLIEQLKEHLPHQPVFYSKAENEQVLALIKEVVKGRPTYGYRRVHAIVNSLLKEKKLKVINHKRFFRLMRQHHLLLQRPNRRPKRLHTGKVETLYSNTRWCSDSFSIQCLNGNRVHVAFSLDTCDRKVMRYIASTIGIDGQMIRDLMLETIEYRFEQPKARVPLEWLSDNGSCYTAKETVNFGRMLGLTTRTTPSYSPESNGMAEAFVKTFKRDYVYFGNLASAEAVLQQLPIWIEDYNAKAPHKALNMLSPREYLRKLKMTG, from the exons ATGACTAATTGTAAATTAATTACATCAGTAGAAAGAAGAAGACGATGGTCCCTAGAAGAAAAAAAACAGATCATTGAAAAAACATATCAAGAAGGTCAATCTGTCTCCCAAATAGCAAGGAGATATGATATAACACCAAGTCAACTTTTTGCATGGAGAAGGCAGATGGAACAAGGAGCATTACAAGGAATTAGCAGCCGAGAAGAACTAGTTCCCAAAAGCCAAGTGAAAGAAATGGAAAAGCGAATAAGAGAACTAGAGCGGATGCTAGGGAAAAAGACATTTGAAAATGAAATTTTAAAAGAGGCTGTAAGGCTTGGGCAGG GAAAAAAAACTCATCTTGCGGCAGCCATTGCCAAGCTTAAACGTTTTAGCATAAGGAAAATAGCAGAGATGATGGAAGTATCAAGATCCAATCTTATAGAGCAGCTTAAAGAGCATTTACCTCATCAGCCAGTCTTTTATTCTAAAGCTGAAAATGAACAAGTTTTAGCTTTAATCAAAGAGGTGGTTAAAGGCAGGCCGACTTACGGTTATCGTAGGGTTCATGCGATTGTCAATAGCCTTCTCAAAGAGAAAAAACTTAAAGTCATTAATCATAAGCGATTTTTTAGACTGATGAGGCAGCATCATCTTTTGCTACAAAGGCCAAACAGGCGTCCTAAACGCTTACATACAGGTAAAGTAGAAACTCTCTACAGCAATACACGATGGTGCTCAGACAGCTTCTCTATTCAATGCTTAAATGGTAATCGTGTTCATGTCGCCTTCTCGTTGGATACGTGTGACAGAAAAGTCATGCGTTATATTGCCTCTACAATAGGTATTGATGGGCAGATGATTCGAGATTTGATGCTTGAGACTATTGAATATAGATTTGAACAGCCAAAAGCTAGAGTACCTCTTGAATGGCTCTCTGATAATGGCAGCTGTTACACGGCTAAAGAAACTGTCAATTTTGGTAGAATGCTTGGTTTAACCACTAGAACCACACCATCTTATAGCCCAGAAAGTAATGGCATGGCAGAAGCTTTTGTCAAAACTTTTAAAAGAGATTATGTTTATTTCGGCAATCTGGCAAGTGCTGAAGCTGTTTTGCAGCAATTGCCTATTTGGATCGAAGACTATAACGCTAAAGCCCCTCATAAGGCTTTAAATATGCTCTCTCCAAGAGAGTATTTAAGAAAATTAAAAATGACAGGCTAG
- a CDS encoding DDE-type integrase/transposase/recombinase has protein sequence MGLKVRKRGARRRGVGIRLARIKASQINKVWSLDFMSDRLANGKKIRLLNIVDEFTRESLKMIVDTSLSGLRVVRELEELIKYRGYPRQIIS, from the coding sequence ATGGGACTAAAAGTTAGAAAAAGAGGAGCTCGAAGACGAGGAGTTGGGATAAGGCTTGCGCGGATAAAAGCTTCACAAATCAATAAAGTTTGGAGCCTTGATTTTATGTCGGATCGGCTTGCAAATGGAAAGAAAATCAGATTACTCAATATTGTAGATGAGTTTACTAGGGAGAGTTTGAAAATGATTGTAGACACATCTCTTTCCGGATTAAGAGTGGTAAGGGAGTTGGAAGAGTTAATTAAATACAGAGGGTATCCTAGACAAATTATCAGTTAG
- a CDS encoding MATE family efflux transporter — protein sequence MMSSPLSPLNLNKLTAYPQGSMGELWQISFPLMLSLMSVSLMLFLDRLFLANYSLEALNASANAGILVQFLQFWCISTVSVAEIFVGRYNGSKKFEKLGQPVWQMIWLSLASFFWFIPLALWAGPYFFDGHPSALLEIEYFKYLLCFGPLAALSGAISAFYIGQGQVKCVTCVMAVSNLVNIGLDYLLIFGWEPWIPALGIKGAAIATGIALTVQVVIFGWDFFKASNRKEKGTNKWRINKRLFRKSLSIGIPNAFAHTLELMAWVLIFHLMTKLGTDYITVVTVAQSIFFLFTFMTEGVSKGATAIAANFFGAEQHELVWKLLKSGLKLYLFVFLLLGVILVWYPDPLIHLFLVQKEALSPAVLSTLHAACFWVWLFFLFDGINWLLVGLLTAAGDTRFIMKVGGTGPWIVALLPIYFFVFKWGAPANIAWMLIALYGVVSSLIYLWRFKTEKWKYAFVT from the coding sequence ATGATGTCTTCTCCTTTGTCTCCTTTGAATTTGAATAAATTAACAGCTTATCCTCAAGGTTCGATGGGGGAGTTGTGGCAAATTTCTTTTCCTTTAATGCTTTCTCTGATGTCTGTCAGTTTAATGCTTTTTCTAGACCGCCTATTTTTAGCTAACTATTCTCTTGAGGCTCTAAATGCTTCTGCTAATGCAGGAATTCTAGTTCAGTTTTTGCAGTTTTGGTGTATTTCAACTGTTAGTGTCGCTGAAATTTTTGTAGGGCGTTATAATGGATCAAAAAAATTTGAAAAGTTAGGTCAACCTGTTTGGCAAATGATTTGGCTTTCTTTAGCCTCTTTTTTTTGGTTTATTCCTCTTGCTTTATGGGCTGGCCCTTATTTTTTTGATGGTCATCCTTCTGCTTTGCTAGAAATAGAGTATTTCAAATATTTGTTGTGTTTTGGTCCTCTGGCAGCTCTTTCAGGAGCGATTTCTGCTTTTTACATTGGACAAGGACAGGTAAAGTGTGTGACTTGCGTAATGGCTGTTTCGAATCTGGTGAATATCGGCTTAGATTATTTGTTAATTTTCGGGTGGGAGCCGTGGATTCCTGCTTTAGGTATTAAAGGAGCTGCTATCGCAACTGGAATAGCTCTGACAGTTCAAGTTGTAATTTTCGGGTGGGATTTTTTCAAAGCCAGTAATCGAAAAGAAAAAGGGACTAACAAATGGCGAATTAATAAACGTCTTTTTCGGAAAAGCCTTAGTATTGGCATCCCCAATGCTTTTGCTCACACACTCGAATTGATGGCTTGGGTTTTGATTTTTCATTTGATGACAAAACTAGGAACAGATTACATCACAGTTGTGACAGTCGCGCAAAGTATTTTCTTTCTTTTCACTTTTATGACGGAGGGTGTTTCTAAAGGAGCAACAGCGATTGCTGCAAATTTTTTTGGAGCAGAGCAACATGAACTTGTGTGGAAATTACTAAAATCAGGTTTAAAGCTTTACTTATTCGTTTTTTTACTTTTAGGCGTCATTTTAGTTTGGTATCCAGATCCCTTAATCCATTTATTTTTAGTACAAAAAGAAGCTCTAAGTCCTGCCGTACTTTCTACTTTACATGCAGCATGTTTTTGGGTTTGGTTATTTTTTCTATTTGATGGAATTAATTGGTTGTTAGTCGGGCTATTAACGGCTGCAGGGGATACGCGTTTTATTATGAAAGTGGGAGGTACAGGTCCTTGGATTGTGGCTTTGTTACCCATTTACTTCTTCGTATTTAAGTGGGGAGCTCCGGCAAATATTGCTTGGATGTTAATTGCTCTGTATGGAGTTGTTTCTAGCCTCATTTACTTATGGCGTTTCAAAACCGAAAAATGGAAATATGCTTTTGTGACTTAA
- a CDS encoding DUF4019 domain-containing protein: MNKDSLIKLVGKIGLGVILVQGSAYAQPSVTSTSPSAVSTPVPNSKTPTQIVNPVHVSNNQAQSAQVDQKAWAAWMIEAAQVAKDYVETLDKGQYAQSWEKGDTLFQQTITQKEWETTLDLARKRLGEVQSRTLKDEKPAIDPHGLPKGSYMVIEYNTSFDKAPNSGELLTLRRGTDGQWKVLTYQVN; encoded by the coding sequence ATGAATAAGGACAGTTTGATAAAATTAGTAGGAAAAATTGGATTAGGAGTGATTTTAGTTCAAGGGTCTGCTTATGCTCAACCTTCTGTCACTTCGACATCACCATCGGCAGTATCCACACCTGTGCCAAATAGTAAAACACCTACACAAATAGTAAATCCAGTTCACGTATCTAATAATCAAGCTCAATCAGCACAAGTCGATCAAAAGGCTTGGGCAGCTTGGATGATTGAAGCAGCTCAAGTCGCTAAAGATTATGTCGAGACTCTGGATAAAGGGCAATATGCCCAGAGTTGGGAAAAAGGAGATACTCTTTTTCAACAAACAATTACTCAAAAAGAGTGGGAAACAACGCTAGATTTAGCAAGAAAGCGTTTAGGAGAAGTTCAATCTCGTACGCTGAAAGATGAAAAGCCAGCAATTGATCCCCATGGCCTTCCTAAAGGGTCTTATATGGTTATTGAGTACAACACTTCATTTGACAAGGCTCCTAATTCAGGAGAGTTACTGACTCTTAGAAGAGGCACTGATGGCCAATGGAAAGTGTTGACCTATCAAGTCAACTAA
- a CDS encoding leucine-rich repeat domain-containing protein has protein sequence MNISNFGFNPSHLVHTTTPSYDPPQQDINDQLENENTPLDNSLPNLEETSAPTIPASALSPSSEEIQLNFHEGTSLTISHSQLALLRDKSLYFKTLWSGNFQETLQHPLDLTKKDFTLLLNYLANPKFEIPLEEISSSIQLADYYGLTEVVKHLEEQLIDGYKSQRFEPFNSTEESLVRLKEILNFAQQYQLNALKNYLEFTAVSALLNQTIQLAEFEKIINHFSNEIEALDFSNNAHLTDAHLLALKNCENLKVLHLEACLAITDDGLAHLAPLVALQHLDLSDCENLTDVGLAHLTPLTALQHLDLRGCYFTDAGLAHLTPLTALQHLNLSFCSNATDAGLAHLTPLTALQHLDLRGCYLTDAGLAHLTPLTGLQHLDLIGCKDLTDAGLAHLRPLTALQHLNLNWCRNLTDAGLAHLTPLTALQHLDLSFCSNITDDGLAHLTLLTTLQHLNLSGCYKLTDAGLAHLTLLTGLQHLNLNWYKNLTDAGLAHLTPLAGLQYLALTDCKNLTDAGLAHLTPLTALQHLNLSGCYKLTDAGLAHLTSLTALQYLDLSYCMNLTDDGLDRFKTLATSLNLEIIR, from the coding sequence TTGAATATTTCTAATTTTGGATTTAATCCTAGTCATCTTGTTCATACAACGACTCCATCTTACGATCCCCCTCAACAAGACATTAACGATCAACTTGAGAATGAAAATACTCCCTTAGACAATTCTTTACCTAATCTAGAAGAAACTAGTGCACCAACAATTCCAGCTTCCGCTCTTTCACCTTCATCTGAAGAAATTCAACTAAACTTTCACGAGGGAACTTCTCTAACTATTTCTCATTCTCAGTTAGCTTTGTTAAGGGATAAATCCCTTTATTTTAAAACTCTTTGGTCAGGAAATTTTCAAGAAACCCTGCAACACCCTCTCGATTTAACAAAAAAAGACTTTACGCTTTTGCTTAATTACCTAGCGAATCCTAAGTTTGAAATTCCCTTGGAAGAGATCTCTTCTTCTATTCAACTCGCCGATTATTATGGACTAACAGAAGTGGTGAAACATTTAGAAGAACAACTGATAGATGGGTACAAATCACAAAGATTTGAACCCTTTAACTCCACTGAAGAAAGTTTAGTCAGATTAAAAGAGATTTTAAATTTCGCGCAGCAATATCAATTAAACGCTTTGAAAAACTATTTAGAATTCACCGCTGTGAGCGCCTTATTAAACCAGACCATTCAGTTAGCGGAGTTTGAAAAAATTATAAATCATTTCTCAAATGAGATAGAAGCTCTTGATTTTTCAAACAATGCCCATTTGACTGATGCCCATCTCTTAGCATTAAAAAATTGTGAAAATTTAAAAGTGCTTCATTTAGAAGCATGTCTGGCTATTACGGACGATGGATTAGCGCATTTGGCACCCTTAGTGGCTTTGCAGCATCTAGATTTAAGCGATTGTGAGAATCTCACCGATGTTGGATTAGCGCATTTGACACCTTTAACGGCTTTGCAGCATCTAGATCTAAGGGGGTGCTATTTCACCGATGCTGGATTAGCCCATTTGACACCCTTAACGGCTCTGCAGCATCTAAATCTAAGCTTTTGCAGCAACGCCACTGACGCTGGATTAGCGCATTTGACACCTTTAACGGCTTTGCAGCATCTTGATCTAAGGGGGTGCTATCTCACCGATGCTGGATTAGCCCATTTGACACCCTTAACGGGTTTGCAGCATCTAGATCTAATTGGCTGTAAGGATCTCACCGATGCAGGCTTGGCCCATTTGAGGCCCTTAACGGCTTTGCAGCATCTAAATCTAAACTGGTGCAGGAATCTCACCGATGCTGGATTAGCCCATTTGACACCCTTAACGGCTCTGCAGCATCTAGACCTAAGCTTTTGCAGTAACATCACTGACGATGGATTAGCCCATTTAACACTCTTAACAACTTTGCAGCATCTAAATCTAAGCGGCTGCTATAAGCTTACCGATGCAGGATTAGCCCATTTGACACTTTTAACGGGTTTGCAGCATCTAAATCTAAACTGGTACAAGAATCTCACCGATGCAGGATTAGCTCATTTGACACCTTTAGCGGGTTTGCAATATCTAGCTCTAACTGACTGTAAGAATCTCACCGATGCAGGATTAGCTCATTTGACACCTTTAACGGCTTTGCAGCATCTAAATCTAAGCGGCTGCTATAAGCTTACCGATGCAGGATTAGCCCATTTGACATCCTTAACGGCTTTGCAGTATCTAGATTTAAGCTACTGCATGAATCTCACGGATGATGGATTAGACCGTTTTAAAACTTTAGCAACTTCACTCAATTTAGAAATTATTAGGTAA
- a CDS encoding addiction module antidote protein: MASNKKYQDFLLEQLKDHDEAVAYLNAALEESLKGDEESQQVFLIALRNVAEAQGGIGALAKKAHVGRESLYKTLSGAGNPKWHTLVSLCMAMGLNLRLT, encoded by the coding sequence ATGGCAAGTAATAAGAAGTATCAAGATTTTCTCTTAGAACAGCTAAAGGATCATGACGAGGCTGTTGCCTATCTAAATGCTGCTTTAGAAGAAAGCCTGAAGGGCGACGAAGAGTCGCAACAAGTTTTTTTGATTGCTCTTCGCAATGTAGCGGAAGCACAAGGTGGGATTGGAGCTTTAGCCAAAAAAGCGCATGTCGGCCGTGAAAGCCTTTACAAAACACTTTCAGGCGCTGGAAACCCTAAATGGCATACCTTGGTTTCTTTGTGTATGGCTATGGGATTAAATTTAAGATTAACTTAA
- a CDS encoding LexA family protein, with product MTLIFLENISSAEKQFYHLPFYQQTISAGFPSPAENEMADRIDLNALLIKHPSATFFLKVSGSSMINAGIHHQDILVVDRSLPAVDGKVVIASVDGELTVKRLKIAFKKVQLIAENDQYPSIEISEEMNLHIWGVVTHVIHAV from the coding sequence ATGACGTTGATTTTTTTAGAAAATATTTCTTCTGCTGAAAAACAATTTTATCATTTACCCTTTTACCAGCAGACGATTTCGGCAGGTTTTCCATCTCCAGCTGAAAATGAGATGGCAGATCGCATTGATTTGAATGCTTTGTTAATTAAGCACCCTTCCGCGACTTTTTTCCTTAAGGTGTCTGGTTCTTCGATGATTAATGCAGGGATTCATCATCAAGATATTTTAGTTGTCGACCGAAGTTTGCCTGCAGTGGATGGCAAAGTGGTTATTGCGTCTGTTGATGGAGAATTAACGGTAAAAAGATTAAAAATAGCATTTAAAAAAGTGCAGTTGATAGCTGAAAATGATCAATATCCTTCTATCGAAATTTCCGAAGAGATGAATCTGCATATTTGGGGGGTTGTGACTCATGTCATTCATGCTGTCTAA
- a CDS encoding type II toxin-antitoxin system Phd/YefM family antitoxin, with amino-acid sequence MEKAKVMSFVEFRQNLSECVNLAKYKGERFLITRNGKAVGAFAPVEDLEKINAFNNVIADTATDEISSEFES; translated from the coding sequence ATGGAAAAAGCAAAAGTAATGAGCTTCGTAGAATTCCGTCAAAACTTATCAGAATGTGTTAACTTAGCAAAATATAAAGGCGAGAGATTTTTGATTACTCGTAATGGAAAAGCCGTAGGTGCTTTTGCCCCTGTAGAGGATTTAGAAAAAATTAATGCATTTAATAATGTAATTGCTGACACAGCCACTGATGAGATAAGCTCAGAATTTGAATCCTAA
- a CDS encoding transposase gives MKKRFTEEQNIKILKEVDSVIPLAEVCRKHGVSTASYYKWKAKFSGMNVSEAQRLRSLESEITKLKRLVTDQALDIVALKDVLSKK, from the coding sequence ATGAAGAAAAGATTCACAGAAGAACAAAACATTAAAATCCTAAAAGAAGTTGACTCTGTAATACCTCTTGCAGAAGTTTGTCGCAAGCACGGAGTCAGCACAGCTTCTTATTATAAATGGAAAGCAAAGTTTAGTGGGATGAATGTTTCCGAAGCTCAACGATTAAGGAGCCTTGAATCTGAAATTACTAAGCTTAAAAGACTTGTTACTGACCAAGCTTTAGACATTGTGGCTTTAAAGGATGTCTTGTCAAAAAAGTGA
- a CDS encoding TraE/TraK family type IV conjugative transfer system protein, producing MCLHTEPQYLALLKQRLMEEEETLKKQNASYVFYLNNVYVNSKELTVTLLGDRKFFLAGQQTTLENCGYTLHFNYSGARLLLKGIIQEKTDLA from the coding sequence ATGTGTCTACATACCGAGCCTCAATATCTTGCTTTATTAAAACAAAGGTTGATGGAAGAGGAAGAGACTTTAAAAAAACAAAATGCTTCTTACGTTTTTTACTTAAATAATGTCTACGTCAATTCCAAAGAATTAACGGTGACTTTGCTCGGAGATCGGAAATTTTTCCTTGCAGGCCAGCAGACCACCTTGGAAAATTGCGGCTATACCTTGCATTTCAATTACAGCGGAGCTCGCCTTCTTCTAAAGGGGATCATTCAAGAAAAAACCGACCTTGCTTAG
- a CDS encoding plasmid partition protein ParG yields the protein MEKQYKKLSVDFPIEEYSYLKMACVKKGVSVKDFVTQAVIMSIEDYEDELDDSSLGKARKEVADNGVISWKELEQRLGWDNL from the coding sequence ATGGAAAAACAATATAAAAAACTAAGCGTTGATTTCCCTATAGAAGAATATTCATACCTGAAAATGGCTTGCGTTAAGAAAGGAGTCTCTGTGAAAGACTTTGTCACTCAAGCTGTCATCATGTCAATTGAAGACTATGAAGATGAGTTGGATGATTCATCTTTAGGCAAGGCAAGGAAAGAGGTTGCAGATAATGGGGTTATCAGTTGGAAAGAGCTGGAACAAAGACTTGGTTGGGATAATTTGTAA
- a CDS encoding BTB/POZ domain-containing protein — protein sequence MVILNISNSGFNSSYPVHTTTPSYYPSQAISDHLEDENTPLANSLDNLEETSASTIPAPALSPSSEEVQLSFQEGTSLTISHSLLTFLREKSPYFKNLWSGQFQETLQHPLDLTKEDFTLLLNCLTIPKFVIPLKKIPYSIQLAQYYGLIGLVKHLEGQLINEYNSQRFEPFDYTEESLIEFKELLNFAHCCQLNELKEDLELNIANVLLNATSQLAEFERTIKHLSNEIDILHFSNQTYLTDAHFSALKECKNLKILTFETCQALTDDGLAHLASLTALQHLGLRGCDKVTDAGLAHLTSLRALQYLDLSFCRNITDAGLAHLTPLTALQRLLLKKCENLTGAGLAHLTPLKALQYLDLSYWDNLTDDGLAHLRPLVALQHLDLANCYELTDAGLAHLTPLVALTHLKLIWCHKLTDAGLAHLRPLVALKHLNLSSCRNLTDAGLAHLIPLTALQYLNLSDCRKLTDTGLASFKASILIQ from the coding sequence ATGGTCATTTTGAATATTTCTAATTCAGGGTTTAATTCTAGTTATCCTGTCCATACAACGACCCCATCTTACTATCCATCTCAAGCAATTAGCGATCATCTTGAGGATGAAAATACTCCCTTAGCCAATTCTTTAGATAATCTAGAAGAAACTAGTGCGTCAACGATTCCAGCTCCCGCTCTTTCACCTTCATCCGAAGAAGTTCAACTAAGCTTCCAAGAGGGAACTTCTCTAACTATTTCTCACTCTTTGCTAACTTTTTTAAGGGAAAAATCACCCTATTTCAAGAATCTGTGGTCGGGGCAATTTCAAGAAACTCTCCAACATCCTCTCGATTTAACAAAAGAAGATTTTACGCTTTTGCTCAATTGCCTAACGATTCCTAAGTTTGTAATTCCCTTGAAAAAGATCCCTTATTCTATTCAACTAGCCCAATATTATGGACTAATAGGATTGGTGAAACATTTAGAGGGACAGCTAATAAATGAATATAACTCTCAGAGATTCGAACCCTTTGACTACACTGAAGAGAGTTTAATCGAATTCAAAGAACTTTTAAATTTTGCACATTGCTGTCAATTAAATGAATTAAAGGAGGATTTAGAATTAAATATTGCGAACGTATTATTAAACGCGACTTCTCAGTTAGCGGAGTTTGAAAGAACTATAAAACATCTCTCAAATGAAATAGATATTCTTCATTTCTCAAATCAGACTTATTTAACAGATGCTCATTTCTCAGCATTAAAAGAATGTAAAAATTTAAAAATACTTACTTTCGAGACATGCCAAGCTCTCACTGACGATGGGTTGGCGCATTTGGCATCCTTAACAGCTTTGCAGCATCTAGGTCTGAGGGGATGTGACAAAGTCACGGATGCCGGTTTAGCGCATTTGACATCCTTAAGAGCTTTGCAATATCTAGATCTAAGCTTTTGCCGTAACATCACTGATGCTGGATTAGCCCATTTAACACCCTTAACCGCTCTACAGAGACTTCTCCTAAAAAAATGTGAGAATCTTACGGGCGCTGGATTAGCGCATTTGACACCTTTAAAGGCTTTGCAGTATCTAGATCTAAGCTATTGGGATAATCTTACTGATGATGGATTAGCGCATTTGAGGCCTTTAGTGGCTTTACAACATTTAGACCTGGCTAATTGCTATGAGCTCACCGATGCTGGATTAGCGCATTTAACACCTTTAGTGGCTTTAACGCATTTGAAACTAATTTGGTGCCATAAACTCACAGACGCTGGATTAGCGCATTTGAGGCCCTTAGTGGCTTTAAAACATTTAAATCTGAGTAGTTGCCGTAATCTTACGGACGCTGGATTAGCGCATTTAATACCCTTAACGGCTTTGCAGTATCTAAATTTAAGCGATTGTCGAAAACTCACCGATACAGGATTAGCAAGCTTTAAAGCTAGCATTTTAATTCAATAA
- a CDS encoding type II toxin-antitoxin system RelE family toxin: protein MKYELFVNPRVEKALSKIDKHMALKIRNNIRSLAANPRPLGVKKIKGNDNAYRIRVGDYRIIYEIYDSKILILIVNVGHRKEVYE from the coding sequence ATGAAATATGAATTATTCGTTAACCCAAGGGTTGAAAAAGCGCTATCTAAAATTGATAAGCATATGGCTTTAAAAATAAGAAATAACATTAGATCACTTGCAGCTAACCCTAGGCCATTGGGAGTAAAAAAAATTAAAGGTAATGATAACGCATATAGAATTCGTGTTGGTGACTATAGGATTATTTATGAAATTTATGACTCAAAAATTCTCATTTTGATTGTTAACGTGGGTCATAGGAAAGAAGTATACGAATAA
- a CDS encoding type II toxin-antitoxin system RelE/ParE family toxin gives MEEIDIEIYETANGKRPFEIWIKEIKEIHTRAKILTRLDRLKLGNFGDCKTLQKGVHELRIHYGPGIRIYYGKIGNKVILLLCGGDKGSQDKDIAKAMEYLKDYQSRELSYGK, from the coding sequence ATGGAAGAGATCGATATTGAAATCTACGAAACCGCTAATGGTAAACGACCCTTTGAGATTTGGATCAAGGAAATCAAAGAAATCCATACAAGGGCTAAAATTTTAACCCGGTTAGACCGATTGAAGCTTGGGAATTTTGGAGATTGTAAAACCTTGCAAAAGGGGGTACATGAGCTTCGTATTCATTACGGCCCGGGCATTAGGATTTATTATGGAAAGATTGGAAACAAAGTCATCTTGCTTCTTTGCGGTGGTGATAAAGGATCTCAGGACAAGGACATTGCAAAAGCAATGGAGTATTTGAAGGATTATCAATCTAGGGAGTTAAGTTATGGCAAGTAA